A genomic window from Agreia sp. COWG includes:
- a CDS encoding MFS transporter yields MTQPFTSPIAVIPSGAHGRPFPWGGLLVLAAAVFLSVTAEMLPTGLLPEMSTELGVGESQIGLLVSVFAFAVVLTSIPLARFTRTVSRHRLIVVVLVVVSLSSFVTAIAPTFEILVGARIVGGMAHGLFWAVMGAYSGYLVPKEQLGRAVAITTGGGTLAFVLGVPLGTMLGHAIGWRSAFGAIAVLSIVGAVLMLWLLPRVERPARSDQPAPRHPSGRRKLDATVPAVALTCLLAAVIMIGHYSFYTFIAPYLTGQLGVAAGDVGLLLAVYGLAGAGGLVLAGTVFGRRPTLGLALSVATTAVAVSIMAVFAGNAVIAIGAFVLWGLVFGMLPPLLGARLLHVASVDIRDTSSAFYSTSFNVGIGGGALVGGALLDGLGLTSLPVAYLVTLCLAGGLLIAAEIYARRSGALSAEAPRV; encoded by the coding sequence GTGACTCAGCCGTTCACCTCCCCCATCGCCGTCATCCCTTCGGGTGCACACGGTCGTCCGTTCCCCTGGGGTGGCCTCCTCGTTCTCGCCGCCGCAGTATTCCTGTCCGTGACGGCCGAGATGCTGCCCACCGGGCTCCTTCCCGAGATGAGTACCGAGCTCGGCGTTGGCGAATCCCAGATCGGCCTCCTCGTCTCGGTCTTCGCCTTCGCGGTGGTGCTCACGAGCATCCCGCTTGCCCGATTCACTCGTACCGTGTCGCGGCACCGGTTGATCGTCGTCGTTCTCGTGGTGGTGTCGCTGTCGAGCTTCGTCACGGCCATTGCTCCCACGTTCGAGATCCTGGTCGGCGCCCGCATCGTCGGCGGTATGGCGCACGGACTGTTCTGGGCTGTCATGGGGGCGTATTCCGGCTATCTCGTTCCGAAAGAGCAGCTCGGCAGGGCCGTCGCCATCACCACGGGAGGGGGAACCCTCGCCTTCGTGCTGGGCGTGCCGCTGGGCACCATGCTGGGCCACGCCATCGGCTGGCGCAGTGCGTTCGGCGCCATCGCCGTTCTGAGCATCGTCGGGGCTGTTCTGATGCTGTGGTTGCTGCCCAGGGTGGAACGCCCGGCCCGCTCCGACCAGCCGGCGCCACGGCATCCATCGGGCCGTCGAAAGCTGGATGCGACGGTTCCCGCAGTCGCCCTGACCTGCCTCCTGGCCGCGGTCATCATGATCGGGCACTATTCCTTCTACACCTTCATCGCGCCGTACCTCACGGGCCAGCTCGGAGTCGCGGCCGGTGATGTCGGATTGCTCCTCGCCGTCTATGGGCTGGCCGGCGCGGGCGGACTCGTGCTCGCTGGCACCGTCTTCGGACGCCGCCCCACACTCGGGCTGGCGCTCAGCGTGGCGACGACCGCCGTGGCGGTGTCGATCATGGCTGTCTTCGCCGGCAACGCTGTCATCGCGATCGGCGCGTTCGTGCTCTGGGGCCTCGTCTTCGGAATGCTGCCGCCCCTTCTGGGTGCGCGGCTGCTGCACGTTGCGTCGGTCGACATCAGGGACACGTCCAGCGCCTTCTATTCGACGTCGTTCAACGTGGGCATCGGAGGGGGCGCCCTCGTCGGCGGCGCTCTGCTCGACGGCCTCGGTCTGACGTCGCTGCCCGTCGCCTATCTCGTCACGCTCTGTCTTGCCGGGGGGCTGCTCATCGCGGCCGAGATCTACGCTCGCCGCTCGGGCGCTCTGAGCGCTGAGGCCCCGCGCGTCTAG
- the purU gene encoding formyltetrahydrofolate deformylase, with amino-acid sequence MTSSHWVLTFVCADLPGIVHAVSGAVVSSGGNITESQQFSSADTGRFFMRLQVESDAERAVFEHALAPVAERYDMHWQLDVVGRRLRTLVLASTAAHCVNDLLFRQRAGQLAVEIPLVLSNHGSLAELAGFYGVPFESMPVTDAAGKAAFERRVLDVVEQNDIELVVLARYMQILSPELCEALAGKAINIHHSFLPGFKGANPYRQAHARGVKLIGATAHFVTSDLDEGPIIEQNVVRVDHSRTAAELMSIGQDEESRTLTQAVTWFSEHRVLQDGARTIIFR; translated from the coding sequence GTGACGAGTTCCCACTGGGTGTTGACGTTCGTCTGTGCCGACCTTCCCGGAATCGTGCATGCCGTCAGCGGCGCCGTCGTCTCGTCGGGCGGAAACATCACCGAGAGCCAACAATTCTCGAGCGCAGACACGGGACGCTTCTTCATGCGGCTGCAGGTCGAGTCGGACGCCGAGAGGGCGGTTTTCGAGCACGCGCTGGCCCCCGTTGCCGAGCGCTATGACATGCATTGGCAGCTCGACGTTGTGGGGCGACGCCTGCGCACCCTGGTGCTCGCCTCCACGGCGGCGCACTGTGTCAACGACCTGCTGTTCCGCCAGCGCGCCGGGCAGCTGGCCGTCGAGATCCCCCTGGTGCTCAGCAACCACGGCAGCCTGGCCGAGCTCGCCGGTTTCTACGGTGTGCCGTTCGAGAGCATGCCGGTGACGGATGCCGCGGGCAAGGCCGCGTTCGAACGTCGCGTTCTCGACGTCGTCGAACAGAACGACATCGAGCTCGTCGTGCTCGCGCGCTACATGCAGATCCTCTCCCCCGAGCTGTGCGAGGCCCTGGCCGGCAAGGCCATCAACATCCACCACTCCTTTCTTCCCGGGTTCAAGGGTGCCAACCCCTACCGACAGGCCCACGCCCGCGGCGTGAAACTCATCGGAGCCACGGCGCACTTCGTCACGAGCGACCTCGACGAGGGCCCGATCATCGAGCAGAACGTGGTGCGCGTCGACCACTCCCGCACCGCCGCCGAGCTCATGTCGATCGGCCAAGACGAGGAGAGCCGAACCCTCACGCAGGCGGTCACGTGGTTCTCCGAGCATCGGGTGCTGCAAGACGGCGCCCGCACGATCATCTTCCGCTGA
- a CDS encoding YrdB family protein yields the protein MQTRTEPENTIGINDVVRFVLELFAFVTLGIWGFLAWPGPWLNIVLGIAAPVFAILVWALFRSPKAVVRLDAFGKALIEILIMGSAALAWLMLGQPVIAVVFGVVAAVSGVLAGRRELS from the coding sequence GTGCAAACGCGAACAGAGCCAGAGAACACCATCGGCATCAATGACGTCGTCAGGTTCGTTCTCGAACTGTTCGCCTTCGTCACGCTCGGAATCTGGGGCTTTCTCGCCTGGCCGGGCCCGTGGCTCAACATCGTGCTCGGCATCGCCGCACCGGTGTTCGCCATTCTGGTCTGGGCGCTCTTTCGTTCCCCGAAGGCGGTCGTGCGCCTCGACGCCTTCGGCAAGGCCTTGATCGAGATCCTCATCATGGGCTCGGCCGCGCTGGCCTGGCTCATGCTCGGCCAGCCGGTCATCGCCGTGGTCTTCGGCGTGGTCGCCGCCGTCAGCGGGGTTCTCGCCGGGCGCAGAGAACTCAGCTGA
- the nagA gene encoding N-acetylglucosamine-6-phosphate deacetylase: MLLHGARKLDASGVDDDFWVVFAGSTIAATGSGDSWQALAPSIPADERVDARGLWLTPGFIDLHAHGGGGGSFDDDEQSILTALATHRAHGTTRSVLSLVANPVPQLARSLRTIARLAAADPLVLGSHLEGPFLSADHRGAHDESHLIAPDATTVDELLAASGGTLRQITIAPELPGALDAIDRLVAAGVVVAIGHTDAGLELTRQAFDRGATLLTHAFNAMHGIHHRAPGPVVAALEDPRVALELILDGVHVHTDVARLCFVAAPQRIVLVTDAMAAAGSRDGDYLLGSLDVTVEKGRATLRGTDTIAGSTLTQDEALRIAVNEAGIDPVLAIRALTASPARALGEDSRLGYVRPGYAADAVLLDDEWSVHAVFADGARIA; this comes from the coding sequence ATGCTGCTTCACGGCGCCAGAAAGCTCGACGCGTCGGGCGTAGACGACGACTTCTGGGTCGTCTTCGCCGGTTCCACCATCGCCGCAACGGGCTCGGGCGACAGCTGGCAGGCCCTCGCCCCCTCTATTCCCGCCGACGAGCGGGTAGACGCCCGTGGCCTCTGGCTCACGCCGGGGTTCATCGATCTGCACGCGCACGGCGGGGGCGGCGGCTCCTTCGACGATGACGAGCAATCGATCCTCACGGCGCTCGCCACGCACAGGGCACACGGAACCACGCGCTCGGTGCTGAGTCTCGTGGCCAATCCGGTGCCGCAGCTCGCCCGCAGCCTCCGCACGATCGCCCGCCTCGCCGCGGCCGATCCGCTCGTGCTCGGCTCTCATCTGGAAGGTCCCTTCCTCTCTGCTGACCACCGCGGTGCCCACGACGAATCGCACCTCATCGCGCCCGACGCGACGACCGTCGACGAGTTGCTCGCGGCATCCGGCGGCACCCTGCGACAGATCACGATCGCGCCAGAGCTGCCAGGGGCACTGGACGCCATCGACCGCCTGGTCGCCGCGGGCGTCGTCGTGGCGATCGGGCATACGGATGCCGGCCTCGAGCTCACGAGGCAGGCGTTCGATCGGGGGGCCACGCTGCTCACCCACGCCTTCAACGCGATGCACGGCATCCATCACCGCGCACCCGGACCCGTCGTGGCCGCCCTCGAGGATCCGCGGGTGGCACTCGAGCTCATCCTCGACGGCGTTCACGTGCATACCGATGTGGCCCGTCTGTGCTTTGTGGCCGCCCCCCAGCGCATCGTGCTCGTGACCGACGCCATGGCGGCCGCGGGTTCACGCGACGGGGACTACCTGCTCGGCTCGCTCGATGTGACGGTCGAGAAAGGGCGCGCCACCCTGCGCGGCACGGACACCATCGCCGGCTCCACCCTGACCCAGGACGAGGCGCTCCGCATAGCCGTGAACGAGGCGGGAATCGACCCCGTCCTGGCGATCCGCGCCCTCACTGCGAGCCCCGCCCGCGCCCTCGGCGAGGACTCCAGACTGGGCTACGTGCGCCCGGGCTACGCCGCCGACGCCGTGCTGCTCGACGACGAGTGGTCGGTACACGCGGTCTTCGCCGACGGGGCTCGCATCGCATAA